In the genome of Toxoplasma gondii ME49 chromosome Ia, whole genome shotgun sequence, the window GAATTAACCACAATGAATCCTCGATGCTGACGCGCAGCTTCTCAGGGGAACATCTTCCTCAGCTCGCAAGCTGCAGCCTGACCAAGTGCTCCCGAACACAGGGAATGATGGTTCACTCAAGCAGACAGAAATTCAGGAGACAGACCCAACCTAGGACGAGAATGAAAAAATACGAAATTCTAGAGAGATATACCGTAATGCAGAAAATAGAGTACACATTGAAGAGATACAACCTATGGCAGGAACACAGAGGGAATTCTGTTGGATTCATGAGGAGAGTTCGAGAGACGAACCCAGCAAACGTGGAGTCTATCCTTTTCGACAACGGAAGCTCAGGAGCTGCACAGGGCAGTGCCCCGGCGGAGGACATTGAGCCAGGGACTTCTGTATCTACCTGTGAAGCTAAGGTGATTAACACTGATCCTCCTGTTACAGGAGATCCCTACTCGCAACAGAGCTGTAAGGTGATCGACGGAGACTCTGTCAAACACCGTCTGTGCCTCCCGAAGGAGATCCGATGTAACGAAACATGCACCAAGATGGCAGAACTGGGGATTCCCCTGCCACGGAGAACCTGAACTTCTTTACGCAAAACGCATCTGTCTGAGCTTCTCAGCCTTGGAGACTTTCTCCTGCTGTATGGAGGTCGGAttcttctttttttgtgTCGATTCTTCAtttcgtgtctctgcgccgcttcgcttcttccaaTCAGCAGGCGGGGGGCGTCTGGAGGAACTTTTTTTTGTGGCGCGTCTTTTCACGCATGTTCGTCGGTTTTGCTCGCATTTCTTAGATCGCATTCctggtctcttctcccttttttggTGCACTCGACATCAACGCGAGTAGCCGTGTCTGCATTCCAGGAGTGCTGGAGTGTGTGTCGGTCCTCCTTTTACCGGGGCCCCTTGACGAAGGCATTTTCACGAAgtcgcagagaagcgcggtTTATTGAACAGCATTTTCCGTCGAGGTGTTCGTTCAGGTCGGTTCAGCGAAGGCATCCCGCTCAAACTGTaaacaagcgagagaaaccaaCCGAACTCCCGTCGAAGTGCAAGGGCTGCAGGAGCgcccgctgcatgcgtcgaagCGTCACAGCGAGCATGCGATGTCTCGTTGCTGGATGCATCGCAAgctgaggagagacacgcgtTTTTCCGGcttcttggttttctcgGAGTTTCTTTCTACAGcgtctccacctttctcGAAGTCTTCACTACCGCCCTGGCATGTCTCTTCAGTTGGAGAAGAGTGCCTAGTCCCTGCTTCGTTTTTGCTGGAGTTGTGTGCAGGGAAATCGAGGGATCGCCGTCCCTCGGACGAGGACAACCCGGAGAGAAGATGGACGGCGCAGCTAAAGCAGGGAGTTGTTTTTATCCAGAACCCACGTTCTGCTTTGGTTTCGTAGTGTCGCCTGTCTTTGCGCTAGAGAAACGACCTGGTTTTCGCGACTCCGCATCGACCGGCCGCGCTGATCGTGCCATGAgcctgtcgctttctcgctgATTTCTCGTccccgagagaaaagcacgAGATCTCTGACTTCATCGGGCGACACTCTCTTTGTttgcgttcttcgtctccggtCAGGTTTCCTCGACTTGCGCACAGCTGCGGGGGTATGGTCGCCCAggctctccgtctccggGCAACTGCCAGAagccgcgtttctcccggACAAAAGCACTCTTACTCTCTTGCACAaattcttcgcctctgcgttcTGACTTGACACACTCGTTTCTGGAAAGAGTTCCGCCGTTCCTCGCCCATAATGCGCAACTTCGGCAGGGCGCTCCTCGTCGCCGGGGCGGTCTTGTTCGTCGCAGCCGCCTACTCCGTTATCCAAGGTTCGCTCTCACTGATTTTATTCCCCTGAAAAATCATGTTGTGTGAAAGTGTGTCACTCCCTTCTGAATCAACTGCCTGTTCAACTCCTTCTGGAAAATACGAGATCTGGTGAAGCCGTTTTCTCACTTGTGTGAAGCATGCAGGGTCGGTTGAAACATGTTTTTACTCGTTTATACACTTTCTGCTAAAAAACGcgtttgttcttcttccgaaAAGAGCGCCTGTGTGTAAACCTCTTTCCGCCTGAAAAATGAAGTTTTGGTCTCGATCTCGCCCCCCTGAagtcgcctttccttcttgaGCAGGATTTACGGTTTACGGCTGCTTGCTCCTCAGATGTACCTACACGCGgacttggttgtctgtgtctcgtaACAAGAGTCCTGTTCAGTATCCTGGGCGCAAGGTTTCGACGGCGCATGCAAGGGCGCCAGTGTGAAGCGTACATAGATGCACAACCAGCTTTGTTTCCGGCTGAAAAGCGTTTTTCCCGCCTCTCTGAGTCGTTCGATTCGTCTCGAAAAGGCGTGCAGGCCTCAGCTGGATAGGAACGCGACCAAGGCAGTCGGGGATCTCCAGCGTCCGCATCTTTCCTGGGTTGCCTTCACATTCTGCAACCTGCGACATACACTTTTTTATCTTTTTGTATGCAGCTCGCCACGCTCTGCGCCATTCTGGCGGCCATCTGGACGACTTTGTCTTGCCGGTGAACGTAAGTGCGAAGGCGATGCAGTGGCAGGTCACTGTGTTTCCAAAACAGCGGAGAAAGCAGTTAACTGGAAACCGGGCAGGGAGGTGACCGACGATGTCAACCGAGCAACTGAGACGTACGCTGCACAGAAAGCGTCGAACCGCTGGGCTCCCAGACATcctcgatgcatgcgtcgctaCGCCTCTCGCAACGGTTCCGCCTTTTCTAAGGAAAAGGATCTCCTCCCAGAACGCACCCTGGTCCTTCCGGGTGTACAGAAAACACTGCAGCAGCGCGCCGCGCTGAGGCGCTTTTCCCTCGCAAGTGTGACGCCTCTGTCTtcacgaggagaaagaggcgtttttcttcagaggaCAGACGCAGCCTTTTTCTAGGCGCATGAACCCAGTTCAAGCGAGTCCgctgtcgcgtctccgcgtCATCCACGAACTGGTTCCCCCGCAAggctctcctgtctctcgcgaaTCGCAGATACTTTGCAGAGCTCGCCAGCAACTTTCTCCGGAGACGCAGGACGCCTCTGCACTGACACACTCGTCGAACGACTCCACatgtctctgtgtttgtgGTTTCTTGAAAGCGTCTGAGGTCGGGAGGGCGGcgcgtcgctgctgtctcgtcgctgctgtctcgtcgctgctgtctcgtcgctgctgtctcgtcgcttttctttcctcgcgaaGCCTCGCACTGTGTCAACAGATGACTGTTTGTAGAGAGGTTCCACTCTCGTTCTCGGACGCGGGCCTTCCTTTCTGCCTGCAGGTCATTTTTGCCGCGGTCGCTGGAGCCGCCCTGTGCCTGGTTGGTGGGCTGAAGGCCGCCGGAGGTTTCCAACGACTTCACGTTCCAGAAGAGATTCAGTGAGTCCCGAAGTTTACGCGATTCATGCGGCCGTTCTACGCAGCAGACACTCTTCCAGTTGCTACTTGCGCAGAAAAACCAGGGAGAGCCGGAGACACTGAGAGCGGTCGGCAGGGAGAAGCCAAGCTGGCTTCACTTCTCGGCTGAGTGCGAGACCCGCAGGCGATCTGAGGCTGCCGCTGGAGTCTGCGTTTTCGCGGTACACCGCCTTCACTTGTGAGAACTTGATCGGACGCACACGACGCATGCTGCGCTGTTCGATGTTCTCCAGTCTTTTCAAAAGAAAGGGAGTCGCAATCCCAAACCCACCGCGCCTCCCTTCCGTCAGTGGTTctgaaaacgaggagacagacttGTCACAGCACAGCCATGCTGCGTCGTCTGCCAACGATACGCTTGTCTGGACACGGACCCACACACTTCGTGTCTCCGTATCGTCATCTATTTTTATTTTCCATTGTTTTGCAACACTGTTCAATCGTTTTCAACCGTTGTACTGCGCTGGACAGCTTCTTCGAATGAAGGCATGCGTCCGTCTCTGCGCCTACGGACGTCTCTTTTTGTGTCGTCACTCACCGATTCAGAGGCGATGAAGCCGCTGTCCGGAGGCCTGGCTCCACGTTGGGGCCTTTGTGGCTCTTTCCAGAACTGTGGAAAAGGCCCTGTGGTGTCACTTTGACCGAGAAAGTTCCGTCTGCAGCGTGCGTCTCGGCTTCGAGCATCGACTCGTCCATGGACGTTTGCTCCACAACTTTTGGAATGTCTCCGGCGACGCGCGCGGCCTCGTCCGGAAGCGGCAGCACCGCGACCTCCTGCGAAACGCCGGGGTCCTTCCTTCCAAGTGTTTCCATTCACATCTGTGCATGATTTCGGTAGAAATGCGCCTTCAGTTCAAAAGCTCAACATCGTGCGTATGCTGGAACGGCAGAGCCTCGCGTCTGATGCGCCAGGCCTCAGCGTTGAGGAGACAAACCTGGGAGCTCTACGAGGCCATCTTTCGACCTTTGTTTATTTTTCTCTTGCATTTCTTTACGGGACCTTGtgcaggagagaagctgtCTGTCCTACGTGCGGTCTGTCGTGGAGATAAAGTTCCGCTGCTTGTATTTTCAGTTCCTCGTTCGACATATTTGACGGATCTGTCGCACCTCGACACCTGGAAACACCGTCAAAGGGCGTGTACTGCCTGTTCCACTCGTCTTTGACGGTTTCTCCCAGCGAAGCCTGCGGCGAAGCAGGCGCTTCTCGAGAGTCGAGAGCTGGGCGTCCTCCCG includes:
- a CDS encoding hypothetical protein (encoded by transcript TGME49_293200~Signal peptide predicted by SignalP 2.0 HMM (probability 0.985) with cleavage site probability 0.444 at residue 26~Predicted trans-membrane domain (TMHMM2.0):6-25:39-62) translates to MRNFGRALLVAGAVLFVAAAYSVIQARHALRHSGGHLDDFVLPVNVIFAAVAGAALCLVGGLKAAGGFQRLHVPEEIQCWDRLHERFNFRLYSTRAACLAALVQNFITPPPA